DNA sequence from the Lodderomyces elongisporus chromosome 5, complete sequence genome:
TCTGCGGGTAAAGCGTGAAAAATGGCACCCGTTTGATGTAAAAGCGGAGAATGTTCCAGTACCACCATCGCcacttcatcttcattattgttgttaccACTATTGCCACTATTACCACTATTAccactattacaacaatcTACATTATCTTCACCATTTTCAATACCACCAATAGCatcaacacttttttttgcatccAATTCTGGCGGCAGGGGCCCACCTAAGAGGTTTATAATTTGGTCATCCAAGCCATCATTGAATGGGTCAGAGCTCGCATTACTTACTTGCGACGTAATCTTTTTGGGAGTAGATACACCCTGAAACGAGTTGTGTCTCAATTCTTGCGTTTGGCTAATATGGTTGATATGTGAAATAAGATTCTCATTGTCAAGGGACTTCAAAAACGTCAGATACTGACTTTCTTGAAAAGCTTCATTTTCTTGCTCAACTTTATCCTCTTCCATCTTGACCGTCCGGTTACACTTTCTTGACCTCCAAtttttataaatttattattgttattccttttctattcttattttatttttatatgtatttgttgtcttttttcttttctagaATAAAATTTTACAAATTTACAAAACATGTTGGTTATCCTTGCTCAGAACTTCTCTACCTAATGATATATGGAACCATTATTTAAAGACTCATGTGAAAGTATATTGAGATCCATTGTAATTATTgcatgttttttttttttcaacaaatttttttcttaacaAATGTCCCACGGCTTTGCTAAGTATTGGCTTTGAGTGATAGTTAAAGGTGGCGAAAGGGAAGGTTTAGGACGTGtttgatttatttttagaAAAGGTGAGAATGAAATTTGCGAAGATCACGATAAATATGAAACACAACAGCGAAATGTGTCTTACtttctcttgtttctctcactcactcacccACTgactctctctttttttttttttcctgcTAGATATCTACATCAATTTACTTACACCAGAAGCAATACCACGCTGTTTACATTTGCTAACCCCCACCACTTTTTCCAAGTtattcctttcttttcttttcttgtttctaaTTTTCAAGAAAAACTTATTTTACAAGCACCAAAAGTAAAGCATAATGGTATGTACCTTACGAGATCCCATGTTttttatatcttttttttttttaattggGAATTGTGCCTAGCAATCAAACACACATCATTCATAATATGATGTtcgtgttttttttcttttaaaaagaaataaactaaaaacaaacacaatcaATATTTGAAGTGGATGACTTACTAACTATTTGCTTTTACTAGGCTGAGAGATTATCAGAGCAACAAATTGCCGAGTTCAAAGAGGCTTTCTCATTATTTGACAAGGATAGTGATGGAAAAATCACCACAAAGGAGTTAGGTACTGTTATGAGGTCATTGGGTCAAAATCCATCAGAGAGTGAATTGACGGATATGATTAATGAAGTTGATATTAATTCAGATGGTTCAATTGATTTCCCAGAGTTTTTAACTATGATGGCaaggaaaatgaaagacACCGACTCAGAAGCAGAAATTGCCGAAGCATTCAAGGTGTTTGACAGAAACGGAGACGGTAAGATCAGCGCAGCTGAATTGAGACACGTGTTGACATCTATTGGAGAGAAATTGTCAGATGCGGATGTTGATCAAATGATCAAGGAAGCTGACACTAACAATGATGGCGAAATTGACATCCAAGAATTTACTCAATTATTAGCTGCAAagtaaagagagaaagaaagagaaagagaaagaaagcatGAGAAAGCGTGAGAAATAAGGATGGAGCTCAAATGAGAGTTGATTAGTGAGTGTGCTTATTTTCGAGAAGAGTGTATATGTTATTTAGTTTATTGTATAGCTGAAGTTGTTTTGATTATTATTCCCAAATTCTTTTAAATACTACCAATCTTGAACATTGTACTGTATCAAGTCTATCTAGTAAAATGTAGTCATTTCCTATATCTCTGCTTCCttttaaatattttttctttttgaagaagagattGTGACaaaaagagggaaagggaaagtAAAAGGGAAAGGTGAAGTTACTTTGCTCATGATACAAAAGAGAAGCTCGCTCTTTCCCCTTACATTGATCTGAGAATTGCACAAAGTAttgcaaaaataataattgcACATCAATAACACGACAATACAAATGGACGATTGTCTTCAATCCTTAATTAAGCTGTACAATTTGGATAATACAGATTTTGACAACTCTCAAAACTACAGAAACAAAGTGAGTCGTGGTGATTCTAATGATACTGAAGCTTCATTCGCCGTAGGTGTGCTGGGGAAGAAAGACGAAATTCGCAATGGTGGCGATTCACTACATAGTTCTAAAGATATCTATAAACCACCACATAGGAAACAGGCTAGAATGGGTAGACATTTTACAAAGAAGGACAATGGTGACTCGCGGAACTCGgatataaatatacattCAAATTCTCATGGTTTTGATACAATTGACGAGGAAAAGTTGGCTCAAAGACGCGCTAGGTTCGCCAAAGAGTCAAAACAGCAAGTTAATACAAACAAGTATAACTATGGTTTTATAAGTAGAGGCGAGGACACTCGATTAAAGGACTCAGCACAGGCAAGGGAGGagttttttcaatatattttgcaacaatttACGCAATACACTTTAGCTAACTCGACACTTGAGCTTCGTGagttttttcaaaagttaAAGAGCGATGATCTTGAGTGTACCACCAATTCCGAGGTTcttacaaaaaacaagaaagagagaaataaCGAGACCAACATAAGTGAAAATGGCGAAAACAATGAAGTGACATTGGACTCAATCACAATGTCAATACGTAAGCTTCGAGAGAGTTTGATTTCGATCCCACCTAGTCCGTTTCATAAACGagtatttttattttcagtTAGATTTTCGCAATACTTtaaccaccaccaaacaTATATTCCAAGTGTCAACTACTTGCTACAATATCGCGCACATCTCAAATTGGATGAATCGGAAGTTATGGAGGCGGCAGTGATTTTAGTATTGCACATGTGCCATGCCAACAATGACCCAGCATCAGCTACCTCCTTGTATTTTAAGTATATtccaaaaaggaaagatgTATTGAGGATTCTTCGATGCTGGATTCTTAATGACTTTTATACCTGGATGCATATTTACAATTACGAAGTTGAATGCATTGCAATCAAATCCATGATGAGAATTGGCTTAGGCCGGATGCTAAATCTCATGGTGAAAACCGTGAGTCAGAGTTATTTTACTCTAAGCAAGAAAGTGATACAAGAGTGTTTTCTTCCGCATGAACTCAGTTATGAAGAGTTTCATAGGCAATATAGTCCCAACTGGCAGGATGAAAAGAACGATGGTATGATAACGGTTAGACAACGAGCACGCAGGtagcaataacaataacaataacaatagcaatagcaaatttaaagaatttgattcttttctatttttatttttaattataTTTACTTAATGTAATGAAATAATGATTGATTAAAATGACTAAAGTGACTGAGATTGGTAAATTGACAATATGCTGGCTATATGCAATTGATTCATGTAGATTCTCCTTGTGTTTTGTTCCATTATTTctctttgaattttttttttcttcccctttttctttggttcTTTCCACAACTTGTTATTGCAAGTTGATAAACGTAAGTGTTGGGAAGGTAGGTAGCTCATTAGAATAATCCGAACCAAACTAAAGCTAAAGCCAAAACTAGAAACGTAAACATAAAActgagaaagaaagacaaaaaattaaaaaaaaaaattataaagaaagaaaaagaaaaagaaaaagaaaaagaaaaatttagaGACCAAAATTTAAAACTACATAATTTATACAAAAAATAGTTCACTCTCACTTGCTTCAGAAAGTGACGTTGAAAGGATAGGAAGCACACCGCAAATCAAACTCCATTAGAGGCAAAGTCGATTTGCAATGTTCAAATTCAATAAAAATGGTGATGCACTGCGACCCAAGCTTCCAGATTTGATCAAGATTGATGATATAACTTCGGGAAGAATTGATCCAAACTTGATTTATGAAGAGATAGAAATGCTCAAGGCAGAGATCAATGTCCTCAGAAATGACatgtcttcttttctcaagGCTCTTGCTACAATTCCTGAAGATGGGTCAAGGAATGAATATTATCAAAATGTGATTCAGCGACTACAGACAGTTCAAAACGATATTGCGGAGTATTGCGAACGATATAACAAGCTCTTGCC
Encoded proteins:
- the CMD1 gene encoding calmodulin encodes the protein MAERLSEQQIAEFKEAFSLFDKDSDGKITTKELGTVMRSLGQNPSESELTDMINEVDINSDGSIDFPEFLTMMARKMKDTDSEAEIAEAFKVFDRNGDGKISAAELRHVLTSIGEKLSDADVDQMIKEADTNNDGEIDIQEFTQLLAAK